One genomic region from Nocardia vinacea encodes:
- the glgP gene encoding alpha-glucan family phosphorylase, whose protein sequence is MKALRRFTVRAHLPERLAALGELSTNLRWSWHWATQDLFAELDPELWRELGHDPVRMLGEVPAARLDELAADADYVGRVDAAAADLRDYLTRPGWFQRQTDEPARGIAYFSMEFGVTEVLPNYSGGLGILAGDHLKSASDLGLPLIGVGLLYRSGYFRQSLTADGWQSEHYPALDPQGLPLRLLTTEGSPVLIHVAMPDQRVLRARVWIAQVGRVPLLLLDSDIAENDPELRAVTDRLYGGDQDHRIKQEILAGIGGVRAVRAYTRAAGVPDPDVFHMNEGHAGFLGVERIREFVSAGLDFDTALTAVRAATVFTTHTPVPAGIDRFPMPLVRRYFGGGHGESESAMLPGLSVDRIVALGREADPSVFNMAHMGLRLAQRANGVSELHGEVSRAMFAPLWPGFDATEVPIGSVTNGVHAPTWAAREWFDKAREHIGPELVEEARGWEKLRDFDLGELWSTRNALRATLVAEVRRRVRASWLERGAASAELGWVDSVFDPNVLTVGFARRVPTYKRLTLMLRDPQRLRALLLNPDRPMQLVVAGKSHPADDGGKALIQQVVRFADDPEVRHRIVFLPDYDISMARYLYWGCDVWLNNPLRPLEACGTSGMKSALNGGLNLSIRDGWWDEMYDGENGWAIPTADGVSDEHRRDDLEAAALYDLFERTVAPRFYDRDGFDMPVRWVEMVRHTLQTLGPKVLASRMVRDYAVEYYAPAASAGKRASADEFAGARAVSEYRRRVEGAWPSVKIIQVDSAGLPDTPIIGAELSLSARIDLGGLTPADVTVQAVLGRVSPTDDLSDTTTFPMPHTGSESGVDLFTVETPVPLSGAVGYTVRVLPHNELLASDAELGLVFAPNG, encoded by the coding sequence GTGAAGGCACTCCGTCGTTTCACCGTCCGTGCCCATTTGCCCGAGCGTTTGGCGGCCCTGGGCGAACTTTCCACGAATCTGCGCTGGTCGTGGCATTGGGCTACCCAGGATTTGTTCGCGGAGCTCGATCCCGAGCTGTGGCGCGAGCTCGGTCACGATCCGGTGCGGATGCTGGGCGAGGTGCCCGCGGCGCGGCTGGACGAGCTCGCCGCCGATGCGGACTATGTCGGGCGAGTGGATGCCGCCGCCGCGGATCTGCGCGACTATCTGACGCGGCCGGGCTGGTTCCAGCGGCAGACGGATGAGCCGGCGCGCGGCATCGCCTATTTCTCGATGGAGTTCGGCGTCACCGAAGTCCTGCCGAACTATTCGGGCGGCCTCGGGATTCTCGCCGGTGATCATCTGAAGTCCGCATCGGATCTGGGACTGCCGCTGATCGGTGTCGGATTGCTCTACCGCTCCGGCTATTTCCGGCAGTCGCTGACCGCGGATGGTTGGCAGTCCGAGCACTATCCGGCGCTGGATCCGCAGGGCCTGCCGTTGCGGCTGCTGACCACCGAAGGTTCGCCGGTGTTGATCCATGTGGCCATGCCCGATCAGCGGGTGCTGCGGGCGCGAGTGTGGATCGCGCAGGTCGGGCGGGTGCCATTGCTGCTGCTGGATTCCGATATCGCCGAGAACGATCCGGAACTGCGCGCGGTCACCGACCGGCTCTACGGCGGTGATCAGGACCATCGGATCAAGCAGGAGATCCTGGCGGGGATCGGTGGCGTGCGTGCGGTGCGCGCCTATACGCGCGCCGCGGGTGTGCCGGATCCCGATGTGTTCCATATGAACGAGGGGCACGCCGGATTCCTCGGCGTCGAGCGGATCCGTGAATTCGTATCGGCCGGACTGGATTTCGATACCGCGCTGACTGCCGTGCGGGCCGCTACCGTGTTCACCACGCACACGCCGGTGCCCGCCGGTATCGACCGGTTCCCGATGCCGTTGGTGCGCAGGTATTTCGGCGGTGGCCATGGGGAATCCGAATCCGCCATGCTGCCAGGGCTTTCCGTCGACCGGATCGTCGCGCTCGGTCGCGAAGCCGATCCGTCGGTATTCAATATGGCGCATATGGGCCTGCGACTCGCCCAGCGCGCCAATGGTGTTTCCGAATTGCACGGCGAGGTGAGCCGCGCCATGTTCGCGCCGCTGTGGCCCGGCTTCGACGCGACCGAGGTGCCGATCGGTTCGGTCACCAATGGTGTGCACGCTCCGACCTGGGCCGCACGCGAATGGTTCGACAAGGCACGCGAACACATCGGTCCCGAGCTGGTCGAGGAGGCGCGTGGCTGGGAGAAGCTGCGCGATTTCGACCTGGGTGAATTGTGGTCGACCCGGAATGCCTTGCGCGCCACCCTCGTTGCGGAGGTGCGCCGACGGGTTCGCGCGTCCTGGTTGGAGCGCGGTGCCGCTTCGGCTGAATTGGGATGGGTCGATAGCGTTTTCGATCCGAATGTGTTGACCGTCGGTTTCGCGCGCCGGGTGCCGACCTACAAGCGGCTGACCCTGATGCTGCGCGATCCGCAGCGCTTGCGTGCGCTGCTGCTTAATCCCGATCGGCCGATGCAACTGGTCGTCGCGGGTAAGAGTCATCCCGCCGACGATGGCGGCAAGGCGCTGATTCAGCAGGTCGTTCGGTTCGCCGACGATCCGGAGGTGCGTCATCGCATCGTCTTCCTGCCCGATTACGACATTTCCATGGCCCGCTACCTGTACTGGGGTTGCGATGTCTGGCTGAACAATCCGCTGCGTCCGCTGGAGGCTTGCGGCACCTCCGGTATGAAGTCCGCGCTCAACGGCGGGCTCAACCTCTCCATCCGCGACGGCTGGTGGGATGAGATGTACGACGGCGAAAACGGTTGGGCCATACCGACCGCCGACGGCGTCTCCGATGAGCACCGCCGCGACGACCTCGAGGCCGCCGCACTCTACGACCTGTTCGAACGCACCGTCGCACCGCGCTTCTACGACCGCGACGGCTTCGATATGCCGGTGCGCTGGGTCGAGATGGTGCGTCACACCCTGCAAACGCTCGGCCCGAAGGTGCTGGCCTCCCGCATGGTTCGCGACTACGCCGTCGAGTACTACGCCCCCGCCGCATCGGCCGGTAAACGCGCGAGCGCCGACGAATTCGCCGGTGCCCGAGCGGTTTCGGAGTACCGCCGTCGGGTCGAGGGCGCCTGGCCCTCGGTCAAGATCATCCAGGTCGACAGCGCGGGCCTGCCCGACACCCCGATCATCGGCGCCGAACTCTCGCTCTCCGCCCGCATCGACCTGGGCGGCCTCACCCCCGCCGACGTCACGGTGCAGGCGGTACTCGGCCGAGTCTCACCGACCGACGACCTCTCCGACACGACCACCTTCCCGATGCCCCACACCGGATCGGAGTCCGGTGTAGACCTTTTCACCGTCGAAACCCCGGTCCCCCTGTCCGGCGCCGTCGGTTACACGGTTCGGGTCCTGCCACACAACGAGCTACTCGCCAGCGATGCCGAACTGGGCTTGGTATTCGCCCCGAACGGCTGA
- a CDS encoding NCS2 family permease, whose amino-acid sequence MVTDVLTRTRGRLDAYFGIGSNGSTMKRELMAGTITFLAMSYVLAVNPSVLGDEGALGAKGIPMQAVFTATAVAAVFGTLVMGVWARYPIALAPGMGLNAFFAYSVVLGMGIPWQVALSGTFLSGVIFFVLAITKVRERILNAIPMQMKLAVGAGIGMFVAFLGLKNAGIVVNSDATLVTLGDFTNGTTLLALFGLVMTVVFLVIGWHGAVLYGIVLTATVGVISGLVDLPNGVVAMPKGLEHTFGQAIIHLPDAFTGQMAVVVLTMLFVDFFDCSGTLIGVANQAGLLDKDGKLPRAASALAADSVGTMAGAVIGTSTTTAYVESTAGVSAGGRTGMTAVTTAGWFLIAMFCYPIFAVVAGSAAITAPALIVVGVLMARALGEIDWNRLEYSIPAFITVVMMPLTYSIANGLAMGMLFYPIVMVAKGRVKEVHPAMWALMVMFLGYFFFLAE is encoded by the coding sequence ATGGTCACCGACGTTCTGACGCGAACCCGAGGACGCCTCGACGCGTACTTCGGCATCGGTTCGAACGGTTCGACCATGAAGCGTGAGCTGATGGCCGGAACCATCACCTTCCTCGCCATGTCCTATGTGCTCGCCGTGAATCCGTCGGTGCTCGGCGACGAGGGCGCGCTCGGTGCCAAGGGCATTCCCATGCAGGCGGTCTTCACCGCGACGGCCGTCGCCGCGGTCTTCGGCACGCTGGTCATGGGGGTGTGGGCCAGATATCCGATCGCACTCGCACCGGGCATGGGCCTCAATGCCTTCTTCGCCTACTCGGTGGTGCTCGGAATGGGAATCCCGTGGCAGGTGGCGCTGTCGGGGACCTTCCTGTCCGGGGTGATCTTCTTCGTACTCGCGATCACCAAGGTGCGCGAACGCATCCTCAATGCGATTCCGATGCAGATGAAGCTGGCCGTCGGCGCGGGCATCGGCATGTTCGTGGCATTCCTCGGTCTGAAGAACGCGGGCATCGTGGTCAATAGCGACGCCACGCTCGTCACCCTCGGCGACTTCACCAACGGCACCACACTCCTCGCGCTCTTCGGCCTAGTGATGACGGTGGTGTTCCTGGTCATCGGTTGGCATGGCGCGGTGCTCTACGGCATCGTGCTCACGGCCACTGTGGGCGTCATCAGCGGTTTGGTCGATCTGCCCAACGGTGTCGTCGCGATGCCGAAGGGCCTCGAGCACACCTTCGGTCAGGCCATCATCCACCTGCCCGATGCGTTTACCGGGCAGATGGCCGTCGTCGTTCTCACCATGCTCTTCGTCGACTTCTTCGATTGCTCCGGCACCCTGATCGGAGTTGCCAACCAGGCCGGACTGCTCGACAAGGACGGCAAACTGCCGCGCGCGGCCAGTGCACTGGCCGCGGACTCGGTCGGCACGATGGCGGGCGCGGTCATCGGCACCTCGACCACCACGGCCTATGTCGAATCGACGGCGGGTGTTTCGGCGGGCGGCCGGACCGGTATGACCGCTGTGACCACGGCGGGCTGGTTCCTGATCGCCATGTTCTGCTATCCGATCTTCGCGGTGGTCGCCGGTTCGGCGGCCATCACCGCACCTGCGCTGATCGTGGTCGGCGTGCTGATGGCCCGCGCGCTCGGCGAGATCGATTGGAATCGGCTGGAGTACTCGATCCCGGCCTTCATCACCGTCGTAATGATGCCGCTGACCTATTCGATCGCCAATGGACTGGCGATGGGCATGCTGTTCTATCCGATCGTCATGGTCGCGAAGGGGCGCGTCAAAGAGGTGCATCCGGCGATGTGGGCGCTGATGGTGATGTTCCTCGGATATTTCTTCTTCCTCGCGGAATAA
- a CDS encoding DoxX family protein, translated as MTSNGTLDRSTHPSGATLDNSAADIGLLVLRVVFGGLLAAHGAQKLFGWFSGPGWSGNAASFDSMGYNPGKLFGALAGLSEFTGGILLLLGLLTPLASAIVLGTMINAINATWGGGLLTGKGYEMPLLFAAVGAVVAFTGPGKFSLDHGRPWQRQGIVWGVAAIAVAVIAAVVTLILKWTL; from the coding sequence ATGACTTCCAACGGCACACTCGATCGCTCCACCCACCCGAGTGGCGCGACTCTCGACAACTCCGCCGCCGATATCGGCCTCCTGGTGCTGCGCGTCGTCTTCGGCGGCCTGCTCGCGGCGCACGGCGCTCAGAAATTGTTCGGCTGGTTCAGCGGCCCGGGTTGGAGCGGCAACGCCGCCTCCTTCGATTCCATGGGCTACAACCCCGGAAAACTGTTCGGCGCCCTCGCCGGACTCAGCGAATTCACCGGCGGCATCCTGCTGCTGCTCGGCCTGCTGACGCCGCTGGCCTCGGCCATCGTGCTCGGCACCATGATCAATGCGATCAATGCCACCTGGGGTGGCGGCCTGCTGACCGGTAAGGGCTACGAAATGCCCTTGCTGTTCGCCGCCGTCGGCGCTGTCGTCGCATTCACCGGTCCTGGCAAGTTTTCCCTCGACCACGGCCGTCCGTGGCAGCGCCAGGGCATTGTCTGGGGCGTGGCGGCAATCGCGGTGGCCGTGATCGCGGCTGTCGTCACGTTGATTCTCAAGTGGACGCTCTGA
- a CDS encoding methyltransferase domain-containing protein: MTHQPDIDTLGEFLISARSLAEYRAIFALTETDLNGRILDCPGGAASFTAEVSELGATVIAADPIYALPAEHLRTLAVSETDRGNIWATAHLDRYRWDFYGDPQQHRAIRLAAAARFGADLTAHRDRYVAALLPSLPFPDSSFDLVLSSHLLFTYADRLDPDFHLASLLELSRVSGGETRLYPLVDHTGACQDDLVAHLRKELHDKGIRSSLRETVYEFHHGATTVLILHSNRDET; encoded by the coding sequence ATGACGCACCAGCCAGATATCGACACCCTCGGCGAATTCTTGATCAGCGCAAGATCTTTGGCCGAATACCGTGCGATCTTCGCACTCACCGAAACCGACCTCAACGGACGCATACTCGACTGTCCAGGCGGCGCAGCAAGTTTCACCGCGGAGGTGAGTGAACTCGGGGCCACGGTCATCGCGGCGGATCCGATCTACGCCCTACCCGCGGAGCACCTGCGCACCCTCGCCGTCTCCGAAACCGATCGCGGAAACATTTGGGCAACAGCACATCTGGACCGCTACCGGTGGGACTTCTACGGCGATCCGCAACAGCACCGAGCGATACGCCTGGCCGCGGCGGCCCGCTTCGGCGCCGATCTCACCGCGCATCGCGATCGGTACGTCGCGGCGCTGCTGCCGTCGCTTCCCTTCCCTGACAGCAGTTTCGATCTGGTCCTGAGCTCACATCTGCTCTTCACCTACGCCGACCGCCTCGATCCGGATTTCCATCTGGCGTCCCTGCTCGAACTCTCCCGAGTATCCGGAGGCGAGACTCGCCTCTATCCACTGGTCGACCACACCGGCGCATGCCAAGACGATCTGGTCGCACATCTGCGAAAAGAACTGCACGACAAGGGAATCCGCTCGTCGCTCCGGGAGACCGTCTACGAGTTCCACCACGGGGCGACCACGGTTCTGATCCTGCACTCGAACCGCGACGAAACGTGA